A stretch of the Euzebyales bacterium genome encodes the following:
- a CDS encoding DUF389 domain-containing protein, producing the protein MLSTTIAAIGLVTDSAAVVIGAMLVAPLMTPILAVAGAAVHGQPRRLAISGAVLLIGTMAAMATGWLVSSGMPARSRPTC; encoded by the coding sequence GTGCTGTCGACCACCATCGCGGCCATCGGGCTGGTCACGGACTCCGCGGCGGTGGTGATCGGTGCGATGCTCGTCGCACCGTTGATGACACCGATCCTGGCGGTCGCGGGTGCCGCGGTGCACGGACAGCCACGTCGCCTGGCGATCAGCGGTGCGGTGCTGCTGATCGGCACCATGGCGGCGATGGCGACCGGATGGCTGGTCTCGTCGGGCATGCCGGCGAGATCACG